A window of Spiroplasma syrphidicola EA-1 contains these coding sequences:
- a CDS encoding MATE family efflux transporter, with product MTTVLTKREQTLRYEKPWKTILIFCLPTVFLMIVQGLYNILDKSLAQVFAAPDAIHNQYYIDMYNQMKGTLVNEIPLADMRSFINVATQYASQTYNLLWAFSVMFGMGCAMNFSIAFGKRDTHKMQELSGNAFAVTTLFSILISFIIFSLVYPGWGAVFITSQMGSHFNPITQALCWNYTIPMLLATPMMFLSYYFISLIRSEGRMKWVMAMVVSSLAINAGVAIFFMRVVHLEMAGAMLGTVFSWIVQVIWGFFIVFKTKDSYAKFTWANLVNIKLNNIWQFMRAGFPNFIINGAIVITSYVSTMLVVQLPNQDFNDGVSVLQELYSSMVPWMTLILSAGIGMTQGSRTILAYNFGAEKYQRIWQILKRVSIIIIAWFVLMLIVIISFGQQMMELFAFPHEYAVQYRWWIVINFATYPFCGFTYIALTLFQGINRSFLATLTSSLRTVIVILPLIGIGYAVSVKTGNPIFFYIFIGLTDLCSAAIIIPILAYFWFKYRTKLIDKPDDYEHDQISETHHLRKTKKNLVNPKE from the coding sequence GTGACAACAGTTTTAACAAAACGTGAACAAACGCTACGTTATGAAAAACCTTGAAAAACCATTTTAATTTTTTGTTTGCCAACCGTTTTTTTAATGATTGTGCAAGGGCTATACAATATTTTAGATAAAAGTTTAGCCCAAGTCTTTGCGGCACCAGATGCAATTCATAATCAATACTATATTGATATGTATAATCAAATGAAGGGGACATTGGTAAATGAAATTCCCTTAGCTGATATGCGCTCATTTATTAATGTTGCAACACAATATGCTTCACAAACATATAATTTATTGTGAGCTTTTAGTGTTATGTTTGGGATGGGTTGTGCAATGAATTTCTCAATTGCTTTTGGGAAACGTGATACTCATAAAATGCAAGAGTTATCAGGAAATGCTTTTGCGGTAACAACATTATTCTCAATTTTAATTTCTTTTATTATTTTTAGTCTCGTTTATCCTGGATGAGGAGCAGTTTTTATTACTTCTCAAATGGGGTCACATTTTAATCCAATTACCCAAGCATTATGTTGAAATTATACAATTCCAATGTTATTAGCAACACCAATGATGTTTTTAAGTTATTACTTTATTTCATTAATTCGTAGTGAAGGACGAATGAAATGAGTAATGGCAATGGTTGTTAGTTCATTAGCAATTAATGCCGGGGTCGCAATTTTCTTTATGCGCGTTGTTCATTTAGAAATGGCTGGAGCCATGTTAGGAACAGTTTTTTCATGAATTGTCCAAGTAATTTGAGGATTTTTCATTGTCTTTAAAACAAAAGATAGTTATGCCAAATTTACCTGAGCTAATTTAGTTAATATTAAATTAAACAATATTTGGCAGTTTATGCGGGCAGGATTCCCAAACTTTATTATTAATGGGGCAATTGTGATTACTTCATATGTTTCAACAATGTTAGTTGTTCAATTACCAAATCAAGATTTTAATGATGGGGTTTCGGTCTTACAAGAATTGTACTCTTCAATGGTACCGTGAATGACCTTGATTTTATCGGCGGGAATTGGGATGACGCAAGGATCAAGAACAATTTTAGCTTATAATTTTGGCGCCGAAAAATACCAACGGATTTGACAAATTTTAAAACGAGTTAGCATCATTATCATTGCCTGATTTGTTTTAATGTTAATTGTTATCATTTCATTTGGACAGCAAATGATGGAATTATTTGCCTTTCCCCATGAATATGCTGTGCAATATCGTTGATGAATTGTTATTAACTTTGCAACGTATCCATTTTGTGGGTTTACCTATATTGCTTTAACATTATTCCAAGGAATTAATCGTTCATTCTTAGCAACACTTACAAGTAGTTTACGAACAGTGATTGTTATTTTACCATTAATTGGGATTGGTTATGCTGTTAGTGTTAAAACTGGGAACCCAATCTTCTTCTATATTTTTATTGGTCTAACCGATCTTTGTTCGGCGGCGATTATTATTCCAATTTTAGCCTACTTTTGGTTTAAATATCGGACAAAACTGATTGATAAACCAGATGATTATGAACATGATCAAATTAGCGAAACACATCATCTTAGAAAAACAAAGAAAAACTTGGTTAACCCGAAAGAATAG
- a CDS encoding GNAT family N-acetyltransferase translates to MRRKKYRLNYKVKRMFKFKGAVEATQLAQNFVRYMTNPFIDQTLKNELIDHENEIYMSDIISDEGSKYTIAISTQLDYQEDAERVKELVQDYVDNDLDFIWYTIRDKIDIQENQFFESIGLVQNDNLIGMIMDVKKLKKQQKNVDDQTIKFRRVNNKKRLNDFSNILKAAMGPKSWDYLFYKTLLKLNKDDDVAEIDLLYKNDQPAVTGNIYFEKDLVIIDDIATHPDFRHQGLAKKMINHLLHRAVSHGYDLVGLIATPQGYNLYRKMGFRPIKLYLTEYVTKTSKSNLEQIATKISKGKLKKLQVVKKDSLLAMVNNIVCEKCQEKIEDPQYITTLTNLPNFSINNYHKKCYHFSAKERWVVISEQ, encoded by the coding sequence ATGAGGCGGAAAAAATACCGGTTAAATTATAAAGTAAAACGAATGTTCAAGTTCAAAGGGGCGGTTGAAGCAACCCAATTAGCCCAAAATTTTGTGCGTTATATGACTAACCCTTTTATTGATCAAACTTTAAAAAATGAGCTAATTGACCATGAAAATGAAATCTATATGTCCGATATTATTAGTGATGAAGGGTCAAAATATACGATTGCCATTAGTACCCAGTTAGATTATCAAGAAGATGCTGAACGGGTAAAAGAATTAGTCCAAGATTATGTTGATAATGACCTTGATTTTATTTGATATACAATTCGGGATAAAATTGATATCCAAGAAAACCAGTTTTTTGAATCAATTGGGTTAGTTCAAAATGATAACTTAATTGGGATGATTATGGATGTTAAAAAATTGAAAAAACAACAGAAAAATGTTGATGATCAAACGATTAAATTCCGACGAGTTAATAATAAAAAAAGATTAAATGACTTTAGTAACATTCTTAAAGCAGCAATGGGACCAAAAAGTTGAGATTATTTATTTTATAAAACATTATTAAAATTAAATAAAGATGATGATGTTGCGGAAATTGATTTATTATATAAAAATGACCAACCAGCAGTAACAGGAAACATTTATTTTGAAAAAGACCTTGTTATTATCGATGATATCGCTACGCACCCTGATTTTCGTCACCAAGGGTTGGCAAAGAAAATGATTAATCATCTCTTACATCGTGCCGTTTCCCATGGTTATGACTTAGTCGGTTTAATTGCGACTCCACAAGGTTATAATCTTTACCGAAAAATGGGTTTTCGCCCGATTAAGCTTTATTTAACCGAATATGTAACAAAAACTAGTAAAAGTAACCTTGAACAAATTGCCACAAAAATTAGTAAAGGAAAACTGAAAAAACTACAAGTTGTTAAAAAAGATAGTTTATTGGCAATGGTTAATAATATTGTCTGTGAAAAATGTCAGGAAAAAATTGAAGATCCGCAGTACATTACTACTTTAACAAACTTACCAAACTTTAGTATTAATAACTATCATAAAAAATGTTATCACTTTTCAGCCAAAGAACGTTGAGTTGTTATTAGTGAACAATAA
- a CDS encoding ribosomal-processing cysteine protease Prp, producing the protein MIKINFIKTENKIKKVEITGHALQAESGKDLVCAAVTAISTGTLNAIDQIKEHSCNFTIDDGLIVIEVLNDDDILQIILQTMYYQLLTIYQQYQTYIQLKEVEQ; encoded by the coding sequence ATGATAAAGATTAATTTTATAAAAACTGAAAATAAAATTAAAAAAGTTGAAATTACCGGGCATGCCTTACAAGCCGAATCAGGAAAAGATCTTGTTTGTGCCGCTGTTACAGCAATTTCAACAGGAACTTTAAATGCAATTGATCAAATCAAAGAACATAGTTGTAATTTTACAATTGATGATGGGTTAATTGTCATTGAAGTATTAAATGATGATGATATCTTGCAGATAATCTTACAAACAATGTATTATCAATTGTTAACGATATATCAACAATATCAAACGTATATCCAACTAAAGGAGGTCGAACAATAA
- the rpmA gene encoding 50S ribosomal protein L27, protein MKFLLGLQLFASKKGVGSTKNGRDSHSKRLGAKRADGQAIHAGSIIYRQRGTKVHPGVNVGRGGDDTLFALIDGVVKFEKFGKNKTKASVYPKN, encoded by the coding sequence ATGAAATTTTTATTAGGATTGCAATTATTTGCTTCTAAAAAAGGAGTTGGGTCAACTAAAAATGGTCGTGACTCACATTCAAAACGTTTAGGAGCAAAAAGAGCAGATGGTCAAGCAATTCATGCTGGCTCAATTATTTACCGTCAACGTGGAACAAAAGTTCACCCAGGGGTAAATGTTGGACGTGGTGGAGATGACACATTATTTGCTTTAATTGATGGTGTTGTTAAATTTGAAAAATTTGGAAAAAATAAAACAAAAGCATCAGTATATCCAAAAAATTAA
- a CDS encoding valine--tRNA ligase, whose translation MKKELAKKYDPQNVEQDKYQGWVEKGYFTAKITKDNPSFSIVIPPPNVTGKLHLGHAWDTSLQDLIIRYKKLNGYDTLYLPGMDHAGIATQAKVEERLRTTKNQLRHDLGREKFIDQVWEWKEEYAQIIRDQWAKLGLALDYSKEQFTLNDNLSSAVQKVFIDLYEKGLIYQGKRIISWDPKQKTALSNIEVIYQEQVGKMYYFKYFLANSTTEFLTIATTRPETMFADQCVVVNSTDERYQQYWHQQVINPANGELIPVICDDYVEKDFGTGAMKCTPAHDANDFEIGKRHNLAMPICMNLDGTLNEMAGKYQGQDRFTARTNLVNDLTAQDLVVKIEDHVHQVGFSERSGVVVEPYLSKQWFVKMDYFADKILKFQSSKDKINFFPHRFDKTLQTWMENIQDWCISRQLWWGHQIPAWYHRDDESKVFVGTEPPNETDWYQDEDVLDTWFSSALWPFTTLGWNWNEELFNHYFPTNVLVTGYDIIFFWVSRMMFQSLEFTNNKPFNDVLIHGLIRDEKGQKMSKSLGNGIDPMDVISEYGADTLRYFLVTNSAPGQDLRYSEEKIKAAWNFLNKLWNAARFVEMNRPTDFKPFTNYQNEIKPLIEQHQESIIDCWILSELTLTVKAVKANMEKYEFVLVAKDLYDFIWNKFCSWYIELAKVNLGSDNQEVVNGTQQTLFFVLKQIIIMLHPFVPFITEEIYQTLNLKPSIMLEEYPAFAFTYQTNFLNEVVKITGLIRELRTQYQIPKTQALSLIIKTTGEQEQELATALDSINKFIIRLVNSDISNVVTSFGESKEYIAVPLEHYTVYLKAEGVINNELETSKRTEELARLEKEIARSKSILENANFLAKASPEKIKVEQDKYDDYLKQYANLTAEQE comes from the coding sequence ATGAAAAAAGAATTAGCTAAAAAATATGATCCCCAAAATGTTGAACAAGATAAATACCAAGGATGAGTTGAGAAAGGTTATTTCACCGCAAAAATAACAAAAGATAACCCATCTTTTAGTATTGTTATCCCACCTCCAAATGTAACAGGAAAATTACATTTAGGCCATGCGTGAGATACCAGTTTACAAGACTTAATTATTCGTTATAAAAAATTAAATGGTTATGATACCTTATATTTACCAGGAATGGATCATGCGGGAATTGCAACCCAAGCAAAAGTTGAAGAACGCTTAAGAACGACAAAAAATCAATTGCGCCATGATTTAGGTCGGGAAAAATTTATTGATCAAGTTTGAGAATGAAAAGAAGAATATGCGCAAATTATTCGTGACCAGTGAGCAAAATTAGGGTTAGCATTAGATTATTCAAAAGAACAATTTACCTTAAATGATAACCTATCGTCAGCAGTCCAAAAAGTTTTTATTGACCTTTACGAAAAAGGATTAATTTACCAAGGAAAAAGAATCATTTCATGAGATCCAAAACAAAAAACAGCGTTATCAAATATTGAAGTAATTTACCAAGAACAAGTTGGTAAAATGTATTATTTTAAATACTTTTTAGCGAATAGTACAACCGAATTTCTAACAATTGCCACAACTCGTCCCGAAACAATGTTTGCCGATCAATGTGTTGTTGTTAATTCAACCGATGAACGTTATCAACAATATTGGCATCAACAAGTTATTAATCCCGCCAATGGGGAATTAATCCCAGTTATTTGTGATGATTATGTTGAAAAAGATTTTGGAACGGGAGCAATGAAATGTACCCCCGCCCATGATGCAAATGATTTTGAAATTGGGAAACGTCATAATTTAGCGATGCCAATTTGTATGAATTTAGACGGTACATTAAATGAAATGGCGGGTAAATACCAAGGTCAAGATCGTTTTACGGCTCGTACTAATTTAGTTAATGATTTAACGGCCCAAGATTTAGTTGTTAAAATTGAAGACCATGTTCACCAAGTTGGTTTCTCTGAACGTAGTGGGGTTGTTGTTGAACCTTATTTATCAAAACAATGATTTGTTAAAATGGATTATTTTGCTGACAAAATTTTAAAATTCCAAAGTTCAAAAGATAAAATAAATTTCTTTCCACACCGTTTTGATAAAACATTACAAACATGAATGGAAAATATCCAAGACTGATGTATTTCTCGTCAATTATGATGAGGTCATCAAATCCCAGCGTGATATCATCGCGATGATGAAAGTAAAGTTTTTGTTGGAACAGAACCACCTAACGAAACTGATTGATATCAAGATGAAGATGTTTTAGATACTTGATTTTCTTCAGCGTTATGACCATTTACAACATTAGGATGAAACTGAAATGAAGAATTATTTAACCATTATTTCCCAACTAATGTTTTAGTTACCGGTTATGATATTATTTTCTTCTGAGTTTCACGAATGATGTTCCAATCATTAGAGTTCACTAATAATAAACCATTTAATGATGTTTTAATTCATGGTTTAATTCGTGATGAAAAAGGTCAAAAAATGAGTAAATCATTAGGGAACGGAATTGATCCAATGGATGTTATTAGTGAATATGGGGCTGATACTTTACGTTATTTTTTAGTAACGAATAGTGCCCCTGGTCAAGATTTACGTTATTCGGAAGAAAAAATTAAAGCTGCTTGAAACTTTTTAAATAAATTATGAAATGCGGCGCGATTTGTCGAAATGAATCGTCCAACAGATTTTAAACCATTCACTAACTATCAAAATGAAATTAAACCACTTATCGAACAACACCAAGAATCAATTATTGATTGTTGAATTTTATCAGAGTTGACTTTAACAGTTAAAGCGGTAAAAGCTAATATGGAAAAATATGAGTTTGTGCTAGTAGCAAAAGACTTATATGATTTTATTTGAAACAAATTTTGTTCATGATACATTGAGTTAGCAAAAGTTAATTTAGGAAGTGATAACCAAGAAGTTGTCAATGGAACACAGCAAACTTTATTCTTTGTTTTAAAACAAATTATTATTATGCTCCATCCGTTTGTTCCTTTTATTACTGAGGAAATTTATCAAACCCTAAATTTAAAACCATCAATTATGCTTGAAGAGTATCCGGCTTTTGCCTTTACTTATCAAACTAACTTCTTAAATGAAGTGGTAAAGATTACGGGTTTAATCCGGGAATTAAGAACGCAATATCAAATTCCAAAAACACAAGCCTTAAGTTTAATTATTAAAACAACTGGTGAACAAGAACAAGAATTAGCAACAGCTCTTGATAGTATTAATAAGTTTATTATTCGGTTAGTAAATAGTGATATTAGTAACGTTGTAACATCATTTGGAGAAAGTAAAGAATACATTGCGGTACCATTAGAACATTATACAGTTTATTTAAAAGCCGAAGGGGTTATTAATAATGAACTGGAAACATCAAAAAGAACGGAGGAATTAGCCCGTTTAGAAAAAGAAATTGCTCGTAGTAAAAGTATTTTAGAAAATGCTAATTTTTTAGCCAAAGCAAGTCCAGAAAAAATTAAAGTTGAACAAGATAAATATGATGACTATTTAAAACAATATGCTAATTTAACAGCGGAGCAAGAATAA
- the trmFO gene encoding methylenetetrahydrofolate--tRNA-(uracil(54)-C(5))-methyltransferase (FADH(2)-oxidizing) TrmFO: MKKTEINIIGAGLAGTEAAYQLAKRGYFVNLYEVKTKQKNPVQKQDTFAELVCSNSLRSNSVTTGVGLLKAEMAQLDSLIIKNALANQVPAGDALAVDRDLFSNAITTYLRNHPNIKVIDEEVDAIDLTKITIVATGPLTTPKMQTALQELIGANYFYFFDAAAPIVTKDSIDLSKAYFKSRYDKGDSADYLNCPMTKEQYDHWVNELINAETVELKSFEKEIYFEGCMPIEVMAKRSIQAPLFGPLKPVGLGQNKDERPYAVVQLRQDNAVGTLYNLVGFQTNLKFPEQKRLIQLIPGLEQANIVRYGVIHKNNYINTPLLLNERLQLKEHPNVFFAGQITGVEGYVESSACGIVTALNVVNYLEKQPAVIFPKETMLGALINYILHADQNNFQPMKANFGIIPPLIDQKFTSKLEKYHAYVKRAQDILADFLGRNKIN; this comes from the coding sequence ATGAAAAAAACAGAAATTAATATTATTGGTGCTGGCTTAGCTGGGACGGAAGCCGCTTATCAATTAGCAAAGCGCGGTTATTTTGTTAATTTATATGAAGTAAAAACAAAACAAAAAAATCCTGTTCAAAAACAAGATACTTTTGCTGAGTTAGTTTGTTCAAATTCTTTACGCAGTAATAGCGTTACAACCGGGGTCGGATTATTAAAAGCCGAAATGGCGCAGTTAGATTCTTTAATAATTAAAAATGCTTTAGCTAACCAAGTACCAGCTGGTGATGCTTTAGCGGTTGACCGTGATCTCTTTTCTAATGCTATTACAACTTATTTACGTAATCATCCTAATATTAAAGTCATTGATGAAGAAGTTGATGCGATTGATTTAACAAAAATAACAATTGTGGCAACAGGACCATTAACAACCCCAAAAATGCAAACAGCCTTACAAGAGTTAATTGGGGCCAATTATTTTTATTTCTTTGATGCTGCGGCCCCAATTGTTACCAAAGATAGCATTGATTTATCAAAGGCTTATTTTAAATCTCGTTATGATAAGGGCGATAGTGCCGATTATCTTAATTGCCCAATGACCAAAGAACAATATGATCATTGAGTTAATGAACTTATTAACGCTGAAACTGTTGAACTTAAATCGTTTGAAAAAGAAATCTATTTTGAAGGTTGCATGCCAATCGAAGTAATGGCAAAGCGCAGTATTCAAGCGCCATTATTTGGGCCCTTAAAACCAGTGGGATTAGGGCAAAACAAGGATGAACGACCTTATGCCGTTGTTCAATTACGCCAAGATAATGCCGTGGGAACATTATATAATCTCGTTGGCTTTCAAACCAACCTCAAGTTTCCCGAACAAAAACGACTTATCCAATTAATTCCCGGATTAGAACAAGCAAATATTGTTCGTTATGGGGTGATTCATAAAAATAATTATATAAATACCCCGTTATTATTAAATGAGCGCTTACAGTTAAAAGAACATCCTAATGTCTTTTTTGCTGGACAAATTACTGGGGTGGAAGGGTATGTTGAATCTAGTGCTTGTGGAATTGTAACGGCCTTAAATGTTGTTAATTATTTGGAAAAGCAACCAGCTGTTATTTTTCCTAAAGAAACAATGCTAGGGGCTTTGATTAATTATATTCTGCATGCTGATCAAAATAACTTTCAACCAATGAAAGCTAATTTTGGGATTATTCCCCCGTTAATTGACCAAAAATTTACTTCAAAGTTAGAAAAATATCATGCTTATGTTAAAAGAGCCCAAGATATTTTAGCTGATTTTTTAGGAAGAAATAAAATTAATTAA
- a CDS encoding NADP-dependent glyceraldehyde-3-phosphate dehydrogenase, translating into MNLELNALINGEMINNNEWLEIISPIDLKPCGRVPALKANEINQAFSAARQSFATWKKTTLFERIKLLKHWSQLLLEHKNELAKIMAYEVGKGIKDAEVEIERSIEYIDYTIEEAKRVHPETMTGDGWNIKNKLGIFSRIPKGVILAISPFNYPVNLSISKIAPSLVMGNTVVFKPATNGSLTGLFLAKLFHEAKFPAGVINVVTGRGRDIGDLLITNPEIDLISFTGSVNVGNQIKQKCNGKELVLELGGKDPALVLGDANLAKTVKEIMAGAFSYSGQRCTAIKRVLVAEEVADDLVAMLKTEVEKLTVGSPLDNATVIPIIDDKSADFVQGLIDDALAHQAKLVTGNTRQGNLLAPTLLDHVTTAMKLAWEEPFGPVLPVIRCKSLAEMVKIANDSNFALQASIFTNNLDHAFLIAEQLETGTVNINSKSQRGPDSFPFLGIKDSGQGVQGIRETINSVTRLKGLVINY; encoded by the coding sequence ATGAATTTAGAATTGAACGCCTTAATAAATGGCGAAATGATTAATAATAATGAATGACTTGAAATTATTTCCCCAATTGATTTAAAACCATGTGGAAGAGTACCAGCTTTAAAAGCGAACGAAATTAATCAAGCTTTTAGCGCTGCTCGTCAATCATTTGCAACATGAAAAAAAACAACTTTATTTGAAAGAATTAAACTACTAAAACATTGAAGCCAATTACTATTGGAACATAAAAATGAATTAGCAAAAATTATGGCTTATGAAGTTGGAAAGGGAATTAAAGATGCGGAAGTTGAAATTGAACGAAGCATTGAATATATTGACTATACAATTGAAGAAGCAAAACGTGTTCATCCAGAAACAATGACAGGAGATGGGTGAAATATTAAAAATAAATTAGGAATATTTTCCCGAATTCCAAAAGGAGTTATTCTAGCAATTTCACCGTTTAATTATCCAGTAAACTTAAGTATTTCTAAAATTGCTCCAAGTTTAGTAATGGGAAATACCGTTGTTTTTAAACCAGCAACAAATGGTAGTTTAACAGGGTTATTTTTAGCAAAATTATTTCATGAAGCAAAATTTCCAGCTGGCGTAATTAATGTTGTGACTGGTCGTGGTCGTGATATTGGGGATTTATTAATTACAAACCCCGAAATTGATTTAATTTCATTTACTGGTTCAGTTAATGTTGGAAATCAAATTAAACAAAAATGTAATGGAAAAGAATTAGTCTTAGAATTAGGGGGAAAAGATCCAGCCTTAGTTTTAGGGGATGCTAATTTAGCTAAAACAGTTAAAGAAATAATGGCCGGGGCCTTTTCATACTCAGGACAACGTTGTACCGCAATTAAACGAGTTTTAGTCGCAGAAGAAGTAGCTGATGATTTAGTTGCAATGTTAAAAACAGAAGTTGAAAAATTAACAGTTGGTTCACCGTTAGATAATGCAACAGTGATTCCAATTATTGATGATAAATCAGCTGATTTTGTTCAAGGGTTAATTGATGATGCTTTAGCCCATCAAGCAAAATTAGTAACAGGTAATACGCGCCAAGGAAATTTATTAGCTCCAACATTACTTGACCATGTTACAACAGCGATGAAATTAGCATGAGAAGAACCATTTGGCCCTGTTTTACCAGTTATTCGTTGTAAATCACTTGCTGAAATGGTTAAAATTGCTAATGATTCTAATTTTGCGTTACAAGCAAGTATTTTTACAAACAATTTAGATCATGCCTTTTTAATCGCTGAGCAATTAGAAACAGGAACAGTAAACATTAATAGTAAATCACAACGTGGCCCAGACTCATTCCCATTTTTAGGAATCAAAGATTCAGGGCAAGGGGTGCAAGGAATTCGCGAAACGATTAATTCAGTAACCCGCTTAAAAGGATTAGTAATTAATTACTAA
- a CDS encoding peroxiredoxin: MINLKTTKLLFSDNTEHLLSEFQQEKGYIIYFFPKANTSACTLETVEYNKLYDQFKQAGYSVIGVSRDVPKKQQQFKLSNNIEFPLVCDVDSQLCNTFNVLKEKKMFNNTFMGIERSTFMLDNEFNILHEWRNVKAVEHISDVLKLI, translated from the coding sequence ATGATTAATTTAAAAACAACAAAATTATTATTTTCTGATAATACTGAGCATTTATTAAGTGAGTTTCAACAAGAAAAAGGATATATTATTTACTTTTTCCCAAAAGCAAATACTAGTGCTTGTACCTTAGAAACAGTTGAATATAATAAACTTTATGACCAATTCAAACAAGCCGGTTATAGTGTCATTGGGGTTAGTCGCGATGTTCCAAAAAAACAACAACAATTTAAATTATCAAATAATATTGAATTTCCTTTAGTATGTGATGTTGATTCACAATTATGTAATACTTTTAATGTTTTAAAAGAAAAGAAAATGTTTAATAATACTTTTATGGGAATTGAACGTAGTACTTTTATGCTTGATAATGAATTTAACATTCTACATGAATGACGAAATGTTAAAGCCGTTGAGCATATTAGTGATGTTTTAAAATTAATTTAG
- a CDS encoding MATE family efflux transporter, translated as MKILSQNELKLRYENLWKAVFIYSLPTIFVMTISASYPLIDKLISLSFVTQNVLDYQPYLEWYKNNISVNNGILSPQIAKEFVNIATQISSQIYNLLFSFAVLTALGSSISFSYRYGQVNREEAKIISGNSVTITFLFSLFAGLFVFTLVFPKWDNIIIFIQLSKKGAWIIQDLTWRYIWPMLIASPLMFINFLLLTLLGADGKGKWAALITVLSIVTNAVFAIIFVKAGNLLLEGAILGTIVSWGISITISMIIIYKSQDSYLRFRWHDLYTLKKNNLKKIFQLGLPSFLNNLAIVSVAILSATMIAYLPGQVEQRNQYGSSILQLYNSAISPWIMLFTSVALGISQGSKSLISYSYGAKQYHKIYQITWRSFILVTGWLVIVFFVCLLFAPSLMRVFAFPPESVNEVRWWVILMTMSFPLAGISFTATTLFQGINKTRLATIVSSLRAIIVLPILVIIGYIIAHAFDDGTTYSNWYYFLVIGLNDLISGLIVGIILAVFLSKRKNSFLKKPTEKTEQPLI; from the coding sequence ATGAAAATACTATCACAAAATGAATTAAAATTACGCTATGAAAATCTATGAAAAGCAGTTTTCATCTATTCTTTGCCAACAATTTTTGTTATGACAATTTCAGCATCTTATCCATTAATTGATAAGTTGATTTCATTGTCGTTTGTAACCCAAAATGTCCTTGATTATCAGCCGTATCTCGAATGATATAAAAATAATATTAGTGTTAATAATGGGATTTTATCCCCTCAAATTGCGAAAGAATTTGTTAATATTGCCACCCAAATATCTTCTCAAATTTATAACTTGTTATTTTCTTTTGCTGTTTTAACTGCTTTAGGAAGCTCTATTTCGTTTTCTTATCGTTATGGGCAAGTTAACCGCGAAGAGGCAAAAATTATCTCTGGTAATTCCGTAACAATTACCTTTCTTTTTTCGCTTTTTGCTGGACTTTTTGTTTTTACGTTAGTTTTTCCAAAATGAGATAATATCATTATTTTTATCCAATTATCAAAAAAAGGAGCTTGAATTATTCAAGATTTGACTTGACGTTATATTTGACCAATGTTAATTGCTAGTCCCTTAATGTTTATTAACTTTTTATTATTAACATTATTAGGAGCCGATGGGAAAGGGAAATGAGCTGCTTTAATTACGGTTTTATCAATTGTCACTAATGCTGTATTTGCCATTATTTTTGTTAAGGCCGGGAATTTATTATTAGAAGGGGCAATTTTAGGAACAATTGTTTCGTGAGGTATTTCAATCACAATTAGTATGATTATTATTTATAAAAGTCAGGATTCATACTTACGTTTTCGTTGACATGATCTTTATACTTTGAAAAAAAATAATCTTAAAAAAATCTTTCAGTTAGGTTTACCATCATTTTTAAATAACTTAGCAATTGTTTCTGTCGCAATTCTTTCAGCAACGATGATTGCGTATTTACCTGGCCAAGTAGAACAACGTAATCAGTATGGTTCTTCTATTTTACAGCTATATAATAGTGCGATAAGTCCCTGAATTATGCTATTTACTTCGGTTGCGTTAGGGATCAGTCAGGGTAGCAAATCTTTAATCAGTTATAGTTATGGAGCAAAGCAATATCATAAAATTTATCAAATTACCTGACGGAGCTTTATTTTAGTAACAGGATGATTAGTGATTGTCTTTTTTGTCTGTCTTTTGTTTGCTCCTAGTTTAATGCGAGTTTTTGCCTTTCCCCCGGAAAGTGTTAATGAAGTTCGTTGATGGGTTATTTTGATGACAATGAGCTTCCCTTTAGCAGGAATTTCTTTTACGGCAACAACGTTATTTCAAGGGATCAATAAAACAAGACTAGCAACAATTGTTTCATCATTACGTGCGATTATTGTTTTACCAATTCTAGTTATTATTGGCTATATCATTGCCCATGCTTTTGATGATGGAACAACTT